A window of Candidatus Aquicultor sp. contains these coding sequences:
- a CDS encoding cold-shock protein: MAKGTVKWFDNSKGFGFIAQDDGGPDVFVHFSAISGDGFKTLDEGTAVEFDIEMEAKGARASNVTIVR; encoded by the coding sequence TTGGCTAAAGGCACAGTAAAGTGGTTCGACAATTCCAAGGGCTTTGGTTTTATCGCTCAGGATGATGGCGGTCCGGACGTGTTCGTTCATTTCTCAGCTATCTCCGGCGATGGCTTTAAGACCCTCGATGAAGGAACAGCTGTCGAATTCGACATTGAGATGGAGGCTAAAGGCGCTCGCGCATCCAATGTTACGATCGTTAGGTAG
- a CDS encoding ABC transporter permease subunit encodes MNSNLLLKSLRDIRVSWISYAAGMVVYVLLLMSIYPTIQKSMADFERLLKAYPKAFIGIFGGGQANLFTVEGFFALEMFALIWFIIIGAFVISYGTGAIGREIDSGTIEILLGQPISRITVLIAKGITLFASTLGLVIVTTGSVYIFSVIYNVKLKPEGVLALTVIGGLFFLAIASFSLLFSVLFGERGRAAFVSAGLLTIMYIIHVLASFADWAKNLDYVSLFHYYDPARLLSTGNIPGRDVAVFVGTIIVFFVASLLIFNRRDIAP; translated from the coding sequence ATGAATAGCAATCTCCTACTAAAATCGCTGAGAGATATCCGTGTGAGCTGGATATCGTATGCAGCCGGTATGGTCGTGTACGTGCTCTTGCTGATGTCGATTTACCCGACTATTCAAAAAAGCATGGCCGACTTTGAGCGCCTACTCAAAGCCTATCCGAAGGCTTTTATCGGAATCTTTGGCGGCGGACAGGCTAATCTGTTTACTGTAGAAGGATTCTTTGCGCTCGAGATGTTTGCGTTGATATGGTTCATAATCATCGGCGCGTTCGTTATTTCATACGGTACCGGTGCCATCGGCAGAGAAATTGACAGCGGTACTATCGAGATATTGTTGGGCCAACCTATATCGCGAATAACGGTATTGATAGCGAAGGGCATAACCCTCTTTGCCTCGACGCTCGGTTTGGTTATTGTAACAACCGGCTCGGTGTATATCTTCAGTGTTATCTATAACGTGAAGCTCAAACCCGAAGGAGTTCTAGCGCTTACCGTAATCGGCGGGCTATTCTTCCTAGCCATAGCCTCCTTCTCCCTCCTCTTTTCAGTGCTGTTTGGCGAGCGCGGTCGCGCAGCCTTTGTGTCAGCAGGTTTGCTGACCATTATGTATATCATCCATGTGCTGGCTAGTTTTGCGGATTGGGCGAAAAATCTCGATTACGTTTCCCTGTTTCATTATTATGATCCTGCTCGGCTCCTCTCGACCGGTAACATACCAGGCAGAGACGTAGCCGTCTTTGTTGGAACAATAATTGTGTTCTTCGTTGCAAGCTTGCTTATCTTCAACAGGCGCGATATTGCACCATAA